A genomic window from Yarrowia lipolytica chromosome 1D, complete sequence includes:
- a CDS encoding mitochondrial 54S ribosomal protein uL2m (Compare to YALI0D12606g, similar to uniprot|P32611 Saccharomyces cerevisiae Putative 60S mitochondrial ribosomal protein YEL050C, similar to Saccharomyces cerevisiae RML2 (YEL050C); ancestral locus Anc_5.516), producing MNRLVSRHLSARIGRIGAIQPAISLAPLRAFSTFPRLRQEQQPPVAEDSFIDEEIKGATPKRQRVRPTRMKPFVDSEAAMFARNTSVSDITLVPETVDLTALEKQDIYMKSQRKITKAAVKFKTMTPISPSMRWYKAAIYPYLWKGKPHRALTVARKARNGRCSNTGRVVTRHQGGGHRRRVRLIDFFRQETGECEVVRIERDPNRSGHIALLKNKESGNFSYITAPEGTRAGDTVQSFLNGIPQNIIDEFHGQTDPAMLAYRLCRKGNCLPMWMIPVGTVIHAISTEPHGKAKFCRAAGTYGRLIGKEPAKNKAIVRMQSGEERYVHLKASATIGVVSAPDHQNESFGKAGRSRWRGIRPTVRGVAMNACDHPHGGGRGKSKGNVTSRSIWGVLAKRYKTRRGKHQNPNKLKDRPRYKEQRK from the coding sequence ATGAACCGACTCGTCTCTCGACACCTGTCGGCCCGAATTGGACGTATCGGAGCGATCCAGCCGGCCATCTCGCTGGCTCCCTTGCGGGCCTTTTCGACCTTTCCCAGACTGCgacaggagcagcagccccCCGTGGCTGAGGACTCGTTTAtcgacgaggagatcaagggcGCCACTCCCAAGCGTCAGCGGGTCCGACCCACTCGAATGAAGCCGTTTGTGGACTCGGAGGCCGCCATGTTTGCCCGAAACACCAGTGTCAGCGACATCACCTTGGTGCCCGAAACGGTCGATCTGACTGCTCTGGAAAAGCAGGATATCTACATGAAGAGCCAGCGCAAGATCACCAAGGCCGCcgtcaagttcaagacCATGACTCCCATCTCGCCCTCCATGCGATGGTACAAGGCTGCCATCTACCCTTACCTGTGGAAGGGCAAGCCCCACCGGGCTCTGACTGTGGCCCGAAAGGCCCGAAACGGTCGGTGTAGCAACACTGGCCGAGTCGTGACTCGACACCAGGGTGGAGgacaccgacgacgagtgCGGCTCATTGATTTCTTCCGACAGGAGACTGGAGAGTGCGAGGTTGTGCGGATCGAGCGAGACCCCAACCGAAGCGGCCACATTGCGCtcctcaagaacaaggagtcCGGCAACTTTTCCTACATCACTGCTCCCGAGGGTACTCGAGCCGGTGACACGGTGCAGTCGTTCCTCAACGGCATCCCCCAGAACATCATTGACGAGTTCCACGGCCAGACCGACCCCGCCATGTTGGCCTACCGACTGTGTCGAAAGGGCAACTGTCTGCCCATGTGGATGATCCCCGTGGGTACCGTCATCCACGCCATTTCCACCGAGCCCCACGGCAAGGCCAAGTTCTGCCGAGCTGCCGGAACCTACGGACGTCTCATTGGAAAGGAGCCCGCCAAGAACAAGGCCATCGTGCGAATGCAGAGTGGCGAAGAGCGATACGTGCATCTCAAGGCCTCGGCCACCATCGGTGTGGTGTCTGCTCCTGACCATCAGAACGAGTCGTTCGGAAAGGCCGGCAGATCGCGATGGAGAGGTATCCGACCCACCGTGCGAGGTGTAGCCATGAACGCCTGCGACCATCCCCAcggaggtggacgaggaaAGTCCAAGGGTAACGTGACGTCGCGATCCATCTGGGGCGTGCTGGCCAAGCGATACAAGACCCGACGAGGCAAGCACCAGAACCccaacaagctcaaggatCGACCTCGATACAAGGAGCAGCGAAAGtaa
- a CDS encoding uncharacterized protein (Compare to YALI0D12584g, similar to uniprot|Q9P602 Neurospora crassa ATP synthase oligomycin sensitivity conferring protein mitochondrial precursor, similar to Saccharomyces cerevisiae ATP5 (YDR298C); ancestral locus Anc_5.315): protein MFASRAIRMMSMRPMARTMATKAAAPVKVPVQLFGLDGTYATALYTAAAKESDLSKTEGSLAKLRDVFAQQPEVAQIVSNPTLSHEDKQTVVNVLSQAVGGDKTLTNFLTVISDNNRLALIPGIIEKFETLVNASKGLVEATVTSASELDKKTVNRIQAAIAGSSFVGEGELKLNLKVNPDILGGLIVEVAERTVDVSVASKIARLNHVLSEPI from the exons ATGTTCGCTTCCCGAGCCATTCGAATGATGTCCATGCGGCCCATGGCCCGAACCAtggccaccaaggccgccgCCCCTGTCAAGGTCCCCGTCCAGCTCTTCGGCCTCGACGGTACTTACGCTACTGCTCTG TACACCGCCGCCGCCAAGGAGTCTGACCTCTCCAAGACTGAGGGCTCTCTCGCCAAGCTGCGGGACGTGTTCGCTCAGCAGCCCGAGGTTGCCCAGATTGTCTCTAACCCCACCCTCTCTCACGAGGACAAGCAGACTGTCGTCAACGTCCTGTCCCAGGCCGTTGGTGGAGACAAGACTCTCACCAACTTCCTGACCGTCATCTCCGACAACAACCGACTGGCTCTCATCCCCGGTATCATTGAGAAGTTCGAGACTCTCGTCAACGCATCCAAGGGTCTCGTTGAGGCCACCGTCACCTCTGCCTCCGagctcgacaagaagaccgtCAACCGAATCCAGGCCGCCATTGCTGGCTCTTCTTTCGTTGGTGAGGGTgagctcaagctcaacctcaaggtTAACCCCGATATCCTCGGTGGTCTCATTGTCGAGGTTGCTGAGCGAACCGTTGACGTCTCTGTCGCCTCCAAGATTGCTCGACTCAACCACGTCCTTAGCGAGCCCATCTAA
- a CDS encoding uncharacterized protein (Compare to YALI0D12628g, similar to uniprot|P52958 Fusarium solani Cutinase transcription factor 1 alpha), translating into MSSKVKEEEGATPGGSGNAKFGYRRAKPRASRACEVCHARKVRCDVTERMPCTNCQAFGCECKIPEVKRKKNDKKAAAEKVADKGTKDRKRRKTDGGEESDEGSVPPQAPSNASSSTASSPNTAPTAQQRLMHFQQETKQQQYQQHEGETKPDANPNLSDSSNTWLKMLDSKVVKQSGRVAFLGSSSNLNLLLDANPDNEAYHYPLPAEITGGNPVFHELDPEEIEILKLRGAFLLPPRELCDDIVESYFEKIHPVIPIVNRTQFMRRYNDPVNTPSLLLLQAVLLAGSRVCRNPALLDANGSSDQASLTFYKRAKALYDSNYENDRISIVQSLALMGWWWEGPEDVTKNVFYWSRVGLCVAQGFGLHRSVENSSLSVAEKRMWKRVWWVIFFRDRAIAVSLGRPVMINLEDSDVPMLTEDDFIEDEPDYPSPYPVNRLHSLYFIHAVKLSEIMGLVLRQQFSVGAEHSHRLNRIPVVSHCDMAMGSWMNNLPPELKYSVKDMGSHNFYKALLHSQYYTILCLVHRSNILQRRTSEANESAYPSWGIAFQAAHMIAKIMENMLAYNELRDTPAFMVYTLFSAMIMLVYQTESKSPSVVESANRSLDVCMKALEECGKTWVVARMVLKLFKHMNESQPIRNHMAKTIRRHARGVSKPDAAKQQQMPQAQHQASQPPHGAQQHHAQQQRHAQQQQQQQQHARQQQQQQQQQQQQHTQQQQQTHQPQPERKFNNHAFDQQQQSQQEGEEYLGDRQPPTNPGTPFNGTLPSKPGTPHPDFYFVTNTPPASNTFFESFQPMQLFPDVTGDMSNLQSQLQEPATSALPPDMFAHADGASHTEGGTYKSSPEDEPTAASGFGYAPQSLNIGDWYQYLMMNGEGGAAAGAAAGTAAGAPGSVPPGAPAEAHPEAATSNSWNESH; encoded by the exons ATGTCTTCCAAGGTcaaagaggaggagggcgCCACCCCGGGCGGCTCAGGCAACGCCAAATTTGGCTATCGAAGGGCCAAGCCGCGAGCTTCCAGGGCTTGTGAGGT atgccATGCCCGAAAAGTCCGATGTGACGTTACAGAACGAATGCCGTGTACC AATTGTCAAGCATTTGGATGCGAGTGCAAGATACCCGAAGTGAAGCGGAAAAAGAACGACAAAAAGGCGGCGGCAGAAAAGGTGGCGGACAAGGGAACCAAGGACCGCAAACGACGCAAGACGGACGGCGGCGAGGAGTCCGACGAGGGCTCCGTGCCCCCCCAGGCGCCCTCCAACGCGTCTTCCTCCACAGCGTCGTCGCCCAACACGGCCCCCACTGCCCAGCAGCGGCTCATGCACTTTCAGCAGGAGACcaaacagcaacagtaCCAGCAACACGAGGGCGAGACGAAACCGGACGCCAACCCCAACCTCAGCGACTCGTCCAACACGTGGCTCAAAATGCTCGACTCCAAGGTGGTTAAACAGAGTGGCCGGGTGGCGTTTCTGGGCTCCTCGTCCAACCTCAATCTGTTGTTGGACGCTAACCCGGATAATGAAGCCTACCACTACCCCTTGCCAGCCGAAATCACAGGTGGAAACCCCGTGTTCCATGAACTGGATCCCGAAGAGATTGAGATTCTCAAACTGAGAGGAGCCTTCCTGTTACCTCCCCGAGAACTGTGTGACGACATTGTGGAGAGCTATTTTGAAAAGATCCACCCGGTCATCCCAATTGTCAACAGAACACAGTTCATGCGCCGCTACAACGACCCCGTCAACACGCCgtcgctgctgttgctTCAGGCCGTTCTGCTGGCTGGTTCTCGAGTGTGCAGAAACCCGGCTCTACTGGACGCCAATGGGTCGTCAGACCAGGCGTCGCTCACCTTCTACAAGCGAGCCAAGGCACTGTACGACTCCAACTACGAAAATGATCGTATTTCAATTGTGCAGTCGCTGGCCCTCATGggctggtggtgggaggGTCCCGAAGACGTGACCAAAAACGTCTTCTACTGGTCGCGTGTGGGTCTGTGTGTGGCGCAAGGATTCGGTCTGCATCGATCTGTGGAAAACTCGTCGCTGTCGGTGGCCGAAAAGCGAATGTGGAAGCGGGTGTGGTGGGTCATCTTTTTCCGAGACCGAGCCATCGCCGTATCTTTGGGGCGACCTGTTATGATCAACCTGGAAGACTCGGATGTGCCAATGCTCACCGAAGACGATTTCATTGAGGACGAGCCTGACTACCCGTCTCCCTACCCCGTCAACAGACTCCACTCGCTCTATTTTATTCACGCCGTCAAGCTGTCTGAAATCATGGGGCTTGTTCTGCGACAACAATTCAGTGTGGGTGCCGAGCACTCGCACCGACTAAACCGAATTCCCGTCGTCTCGCACTGCGACATGGCCATGGGCTCGTGGATGAACAACCTGCCGCCGGAGCTCAAGTACTCCGTCAAGGATATGGGCTCTCACAACTTCTACAAGGCCCTGCTCCACTCACAATACTACACGATTCTGTGTCTTGTGCACCGAAGCAACATTCTGCAACGGCGAACGTCAGAGGCTAACGAGAGCGCATACCCTTCGTGGGGTATCGCGTTCCAGGCCGCTCACATGATTGCCAAAATCATGGAGAACATGTTAGCGTATAACGAGCTGCGTGACACCCCGGCGTTCATGGTGTACACGCTCTTTTCGGCCATGATCATGCTTGTGTACCAGACCGAGTCCAAGTCGCCGTCGGTGGTTGAGTCTGCCAACCGGTCGCTGGACGTGTGTATGAAGGCCCTGGAGGAATGCGGCAAGACGTGGGTGGTGGCACGAATGGTGCTCAAGCTTTTCAAGCACATGAACGAGTCGCAGCCCATTCGAAATCACATGGCCAAGACCATCCGACGTCATGCTAGAGGCGTCAGCAAACCCGACGCAGcaaagcagcagcaaatgCCTCAAGCTCAGCACCAGGCttcacaaccaccacatGGCGCCCAACAGCACCATGCCCAACAGCAACGACATgcccagcaacaacaacaacagcagcagcatgctcgacagcaacagcagcagcagcagcaacaacaacagcaacacacacaacagcaacaacagacGCATCAGCCACAGCCAGAACGCAAGTTCAACAATCATGCGTttgaccagcagcagcaatcGCAGCAGGAAGGAGAGGAGTACCTGGGCGATAGACAGCCTCCTACAAATCCCGGCACCCCTTTCAACGGCACGCTGCCATCCAAGCCCGGCACCCCGCATCCGGACTTTTACTTTGTCACTAACACCCCGCCGGCTTCGAACACCTTCTTTGAGTCGTTCCAGCCCATGCAGCTTTTCCCCGACGTGACTGGCGATATGTCTAACCTGCAGTCGCAGCTCCAGGAGCCCGCCACCAGCGCGCTTCCTCCGGACATGTTTGCCCACGCCGACGGAGCCAGCCACACCGAAGGCGGCACCTACAAGTCGTCGCCCGAGGACGAGCCCACCGCGGCCAGTGGATTTGGATACGCCCCTCAATCGCTCAATATTGGCGACTGGTACCAATATCTGATGATGAACGGTGAAGggggtgctgctgctggcgctgctgctggcacTGCTGCAGGCGCCCCTGGTTCTGTTCCTCCAGGTGCTCCTGCTGAGGCTCATCCTGAAGCTGCCACTTCCAACTCTTGGAATGAGTCTCACTAA